In a single window of the Blastopirellula retiformator genome:
- a CDS encoding polyprenol monophosphomannose synthase — protein sequence MSNDRSPAPTVLIAVATFNEIDNLPLLVAEILEAVPDADILVVDDDSPDGTGRWCQEFAATESRLSCLHRSRGAGLGTAVIAAMRYAVEQEYDLMVNLDADFSHTPQKIVDLLAVAKTSDVDVAVGSRYVPSGGVYGWPLHRRLMSRGINLYTRVLLRLPVRDCSGSFRCYRVATLARLDFDQIISKGYSFFEEILWRLRLAGATFREVPYVYVERERGYSKINWREAVKALYLIARLGLGSIFGSAPRQSAQ from the coding sequence ATGTCGAACGACCGCTCCCCTGCTCCTACCGTGCTGATTGCGGTCGCCACCTTCAACGAGATCGACAATCTGCCGCTGTTGGTGGCAGAGATCTTGGAAGCCGTTCCCGACGCCGACATCCTGGTCGTCGACGACGATTCCCCCGACGGAACTGGTCGGTGGTGCCAAGAGTTTGCCGCAACCGAGTCGCGTCTGTCTTGTCTGCATCGGTCACGTGGGGCGGGACTTGGAACCGCAGTGATCGCGGCGATGCGTTACGCGGTCGAGCAAGAATATGACCTCATGGTCAACCTCGACGCCGACTTCAGCCACACGCCGCAAAAAATCGTTGATCTACTCGCGGTCGCCAAAACGAGTGATGTCGACGTCGCGGTCGGCTCGCGTTACGTTCCCAGCGGCGGGGTCTACGGCTGGCCGCTGCATCGTCGGCTGATGAGCCGCGGCATCAACCTCTATACTCGAGTACTGCTACGACTCCCAGTTCGCGACTGCAGTGGGTCATTTCGTTGTTACCGCGTGGCGACGCTCGCCCGGCTCGACTTCGATCAGATCATCTCGAAAGGGTATTCCTTTTTTGAAGAGATCCTGTGGCGGCTCCGCCTGGCAGGGGCAACCTTTCGCGAGGTTCCTTACGTCTATGTAGAACGAGAACGGGGCTACTCGAAGATCAACTGGCGCGAAGCGGTGAAGGCCCTCTACCTGATCGCTCGGCTTGGGCTCGGCTCGATCTTCGGCTCGGCCCCCAGACAGTCGGCGCAATAG